In the genome of Natronomonas salina, the window CGACATGGTCACCTACCACCTCCTGCAGGCGGACCGCCGGCCGGACGTCGCGCTCGTCGACGGGAAGACGAAGCGCGAGCGCGTCGAGCGCGAGGTGGCCGAGGCCATCGACGGCTTCGACGAGCGTCTCGACGCCGTCAACCCGCCGGCGACGCTGACCGACGAGCTGCTGGAGGCCCTCGCCGACGCGCTGGACAGCGACGGGACGACCGTCATCACCGTCGAGGGCGAGGAGGACCTGGCGGCGCTGGCCGCGGTCGTCGCGGCTCCCGACGGCGCCGCGATCGTCTACGGGCAGCCCGACGAGGGGATGGTTCTGGCGACCGTCGACGACGACCTCCGGGCCGAGTGCCGGGACCTGCTGGAGGCCATGGAGAGCGACTACGAGCGCATCGCCGACATCCTGTCGGACTGACCGAGTCGGATTCGGCTCGCCACCGAGTGACGTCGAGCACCGGACCGGGGCGACCTGCTGCTTCGAAATCCTTTTACGCGCTTCGGCGGAAATCTGGGGTAACGTAACCATGGACGTCGAAATCATAGACGAGGACGAGAACCCGATGTTGCACCGGACTGACGTCCGGTTCCAGCTGACCCACGACGACGCGACGCCCTCCCGGCTGTCGGTCCGCGACTCGCTGGCCGCCAAGC includes:
- a CDS encoding GTP-dependent dephospho-CoA kinase family protein, giving the protein MPTILAKLPDDLRGELKDPLGPIYTDTEALLADAGDSIVAVGDMVTYHLLQADRRPDVALVDGKTKRERVEREVAEAIDGFDERLDAVNPPATLTDELLEALADALDSDGTTVITVEGEEDLAALAAVVAAPDGAAIVYGQPDEGMVLATVDDDLRAECRDLLEAMESDYERIADILSD